The following nucleotide sequence is from Halorussus caseinilyticus.
CCCCGGACACGTCCACTACCTCCGAGACGCGAAGGCGATGGGCGACCGACTCACGGTCATCGTCGCCCGGAGGGAGAACGTCACGCACAAGGAACCGCCGATTCTGCCGAACCGCCAGCGCCGGGATGTGGTCGCCGCCCTCGACGCGGTGGACGACGCCCGCGTGGGCCATCCCGAAGACATCTTCGCGCCAATCGAGGAGATGGCCCCGGACATCATCGCCCTCGGCCACGACCAGCACCACGACGAGGCCGCAATCGAAGACGAACTCGCCCGGCGGGGCATCGACTGCGAGGTCCGGCGCGCGAGCGCCCGCGGTCCCGAGTACGAGGGCGAACTGCTCTCTACCGGACGGATTATCGACAGGATATTGGAAGAGCGCGAGTAGAAAAGCGAACGCGGATTTGTTGCGGTGTTACAGCGAGTCCCACGCCTTCAGCGCCTTGGGGAGCGAACTCACGTCCGCAATCCAGCGCGCGGCGATGGCCTTCTTGAGGAACTGCGCGGGGTAGGAGTTGAACGTCCGGACGGGGAACGACATGCCACCGGCCTTCACGTTGTGGGCGACGGCGGTGTCGCCGATGGAGATGACCGTTCCCTTGTCCTCGTGCGTCCACGTCTCGAGCGGTTGGTCGTTGATGGCGCGGGCGATGTTCTCGCCGACGACCTCGGCGGCCTGCCACGCGGCCTGTGCGGTCGGCGGCGCGGGGTTGTCGCCTTGGTCGATGACGGCCGAGTCGCCGACCGCGAAGACGTTCTCGTCGCTCGTCTGGAAGTCCGACTCGCAGGTGACGCGGTTGTGTTCGTTGTCGAGGTTACAGTCGTCCAGCGCGTCCTGACCGGTGATGCCGCCGGTCCAGACGAACACGTCGTAGTCGAGGGGGTCGCCCTCGTCGAAGTGGATGGCGTCCTCGTCGGCCTCGGTGATGGGGTCGTCGGTCAGAATCTCCACGTCGGCCTCTTCGAGGTGTCGCCGGACCGTCCCCTGCAGTTCCGAGTCCTGTCCGGGCATAATCTCTTCGAGGGCCTCCACGAGGTAGATGTCGATGGGCGCGCGCCGCGAGTCGCGGAACTCCGCGACTTCGCCCGCGCTCTGGATGCCCGACAGACCAGCGCCGCCGATGACGACCTTCGCGGGGTCGTTGCGCGAGGCTTCGGAGGCGGCCTGCTTGACCTGCTGGTGAATCTCGCGGGCGTCGTCCAGACCCTTCAGAGTCAGGGCGTTCTCCTCCATGCCGGGGATGCCGTAGTAGGCGGTTTGGCTCCCGAGTGCGACCAGCAGGTAGTCGTACTCGACCGAATCGCCATCGTCGAGTTCGACCGTCTGGTCGTCGGTATCGACTTCCTCGACTCGTGCCTGTAGGAACTGCGTACTCGGCGAAGCGATGTCGCCAACCGGAATCGTGATGTCGTCCTCGACGCTCGGGTCGCGGATGATACGGTGGGACTCGTGAAGGACGAGGTGGTAGTTGTTCTCCGAAATCCACGTCAGCTCTGCGTCCGAGTGTTCCAGTTCGTCTTCCAATCGCTGAACCGCGCCTGCACCGGCGTAACCCGCGCCGAGTACGACGACCTTATCAGTCATATCGGAACCTCCGGAGTCCTTGGATACAAAGGCTTTGGAAGCCTCGAACGATTGGTTGAGAGTATCTAGCACGAAAAACGCGAGGACGTGAAGAACGACTGAAATAAATCCGGGCGGGCGAAAGAACGTCGATTTCAGGGCGGCGTCGATTGGGTCGCCCGCGAGTTAGTGTTCTGGTTCTTCCGCGGGTGCTTCCATCGAGACGATTTTCAGAATGAGAATGTTGTTGGTGTCGTCTTTCCCGTCCACCGTCCCCTCGACGACGAGTTTCGAAAGCGGCGTGGGACCGACGCGAACTTCGTCGTTCTCGTGGAACTCACGGACTGACCCGCGGACGTGAATCTCCGCGCGGCAGAGTTCCGGATGGTGGACGCTTGCGAGGTCGATTTCCTCGACGTTCGCGTCCTCGACTTCCTCTCCCTCGTGGAACAACGGTACTTCGGCCTCTTGGTCCATGTCTTGGACGCCGAGAGCGTCGAAGGCGTTCGCGGTCGGTTTGTACCCCCCTTTCGGACCGGGGACGCCTTCGACCAACTGGAGGGCCTTCAGGCTCTGCATCTGATTCCGAATCGTTCCGGGGTTGCGGTCTACCTCCTCGGCGATGTCCTCGCCTTTGACTGCGTCTTCGGTCTCCCGGTGGAGGTCTACGAGTGCGCGGAGAATTTTCTTCTGACTCGCGGTCAGTTCGATTGACGACATTGCCGAATCTTTGGCAATAGATTGCCTTAAATGCGACGAACCGGTCGGAAGCGCGGACTGACGCGACGGTTCGAGTCGGCCACAGTTAACGGTCCCGAATCCGGGCGATGGAACGACAGGGATTTGACGGTGGCGGGGATGGGTCCAACTATGCAGGACAAACGCGTCCTCGTGACCGGTGGCGCAGGCTTCATCGGTTCGAATCTGGCGAACTACCTCGCCGAGGACAACGACGTAATCGCGGTAGACGACCTCTACCTCGGCACGCCCGAGAATCTGGACGATTCGGTCGAGTTCCACGACGCGAGCGTCTTGGACGACGACCTTCCGACCGACGGCGTGGACGTGCTGTTCCACCTCGCGGCGCTGTCGTCCTATCCCATGCACGAGGAAGACCCCACCAAGGGCGCGCGCGTCAACGTCGAAGGGTTCGTCAACGCGGTCGAGCAGGTCCGCGAAGACGGGTGTGACACCGTGGTCTACGCCTCGACCTCCTCGATTTACGGCGACCGGACCGAACCCTCGCCCGAGGACATGGACGTGAAAGCCCGGACCGGCTACGAGGCCTCGAAACTCGCCCGCGAGCGATACGGCGAGTACTTCGCGTACCACTACGACATGAACATGGCCGGGATGCGCTTTTTCAGCGTCTACGAGGGCTTCGGCGGCGCGGAGGAACACAAAGACGAGTACGCCAACCTCATCGCCCAGTTCGCCGACGAACTCGCAAACGGCGAGACCCCGGTCATCTACGGCGACGGGACCCAGACGCGAGACTTCACCCACGTCTCGGACATCGTTCGCGGTCTCGAACTCGCCGCGGACCACGAACTCACCGGAATCTACAACCTCGGCACGGGCGAATCCTACAGCCTCAACACGCTGGTCGAGCGCCTCAACGACGAACTCGACACCGACATCGAACCCGAGTACGTCGAGAACCCCATCCCCGAGAAGGTGTACGTCCACGACACGATGGCCGACCCCTCGAAGATGAACGAAGCCACCGGCTGGGAACCCCAGATTAGCTTCGACGAGGGGCTGAAGCAGGTCTGCTCGTACTACGAGTAGCGAATCGTTCGGCCGCCTCGTGCCCACGACCCCCATCCCGCGATTCGAATATTTTGGCTTGTCCAGTTGCGAGTAGAACGGAGACACGTATTCGGGCTACGGTCCACGGGATTTCGATATGAGGATACGACGACTCGTAACCGGGAACCTCGGGTACGCTCTCCTCGGTGGCCCAGTGCTGGGTATCATTTCCGTTCTCGTCGGGACGTATCTGTTCGGCACAGTGCCCGGAATCGGATGCGCCGTCGTAGTGTACGGTCTCGGCTGGGCGCTAGCGGTTCGGCGGTCCGAACGGAGGACACAGAAACCGATGCCGGACTCGGACGACGACCGAACTCGAAAAGAACTAGAGGCGGAGAAAGGGAGCTTCGGTGGAAACGGTGGCGGCGGTGGATAGGTTGTCTTCGCTCGCGGCGCGACCGAACGGGCGACCCACGCGAAGCTTTCGAGACCGCGATTTCTCTCGATAGCCCTCGGCACACAATATTCACGCCGAACAGAAATCACGTCTTCTTTATCGCGGGCCTTCGATGTTCCGAGCATGAACCGACAGGTGCGAATCATCGGCGTCCCGATGGACCTCGGCGCGGACCGACGCGGCGTGGACATGGGGTCGTCTACCATCCGCTACGCCGGACTCGCCGACGAACTAGACGCCCTCGGCATGGACGTAACCGACGCGGGCGACCTGCCGGTCCCGCGGGCCGAGGAGCGCGACCCAGAGACCGAACAACCCAGCGAGGGGACGGCCAAGTTCCTGCGCGAAACCTCGGAGGTCTGCACGAACCTCGCCGACGAGGTGGCCGACGCCCTCGACTCGGGGCAGTTCCCGCTGGTCCTCGGCGGCGACCACTCCATCGCCATCGGAACCGTCACGGGCGCGGCCCGCGACGCCGACCTCGGCGTGGTCTGGTTCGACGCCCACGGCGACTTCAACACGCCCGCGACTTCGCCGTCGGGCAACGTCCACGGGATGCCCTTAGCCGCGGTCCTCGGCATCGGCGACTTCGCGGACACCGGGTGGGCCAACGCCCCGAATCTCAGCGAGGAGAACGTCGCCATCGTCGGTCTCCGGAGTCTGGACGACGACGAACGCGAGGCCATCCGCGAGAGCGACGTGACCGCCTACACCATGTCGGACATCGACGAGCGAGGCGTCACGCCGGTCGTGGAGGACGCCCTCGACGTTGCGACCGACGGCACCGACGGCATCCACGTCAGCCTCGACATGGACTGGCTCGACCCGAAGGAAGCGCCGGGCGTCGGCACGCCGGTCCGCGGCGGCGTCAACTACCGGGAGGCCCACACCGCCCTCGAAAAAGTCGCCGAGCGCGACGAGGCCGAGGACGTTCTCCGCTCGCTGGAGGTCGTCGAGGTCAACGCGATTCTGGACGAACACAACGAGACGGCGGAGTTGGCGACCGAACTGGCCGCGAGCGGACTCGGGAAACGTATCCTCTAGAGACCACCTTTCGACGACCACCTTTTTTCTCGTCGGGTGCCGGACGTGCGCCGTCGGCGCACGTCCGGGCACCGCGCCTCGAAAAATCTGGACCAAAAATCCCGCTCGCTTCGCTCGCGGCGAAACGGCGCTTCGCGCCGTATGCTGGTCGCGGAGGATGGGCGGGCGCTCGCCGGTGGTCGGTGGAGTCGAGAGCTCGCAGTCGGCGCTCGGCAATCTCTACGTATGCTTTAGACGTGATATTATTTTTAATACTGTTCTTTCTCTGTTCTTAAGCCCGTTCTACGATTCCTTCGCGGGTCGGCGCTCGCGCGCGAGCGCCGACCCTCTCGCCGCGGACCCCGGAGCGCCGCCCGAACCGACACGCCCAAGACCGCTCCGTGAGCCACCACGACCCGTGACCGACTACGACGCGATTCTGTTCGACAACGACGGCGTGTTGGTCGAACCGCCGTCCGACGACGCCCTCCGCGGGGCCGCGGAACGAGCGTTCCGCGAGGTGGGCGTCGAGTCGCCCGACGACGACCACCTCGCGGAGGTCCTGCGCGGCGTCACGCCCGAATCGCTCCGGGAGGTGTGCGGCGTCTACGGCGTGGACCCCGACGAGTTCTGGTCCGCGCGGGACCGCCACGCTTCCGAGGCCCAACTCGCGGAGTTCCGCGACGGCGACCGGAGTCGCTACGACGACGTTGCGGCCGTCGCGGACCTCGCCCACGACTTCGGGGTCGTGAGTTCCAACCAGCACGCGACCATCGAGTTCGTCGTTGACTTCTGCGGGTTCACCGACTGGTTCGACACCTACTACGGCCGGGAGATGGGCGTCGAGAGCCTCGAAAAGAAGAAGCCCGACCCCCACTTCCTCGAACGCGCGATGGCGGACCTCGGGGCCGACGACGCTCTCTACGTCGGCGACAGCGAGAGCGACGTGGTGGCGGCCCACCGCGCTGGTCTCGACTCGGCGTTCGTCCGCCGGGACCACTGCGCGGACGTGTCGCTGTCGGTCGAACCCGACTACGAAGTCCGAGACCTGCACGAAGTCGCAGAAATAGCGGACGGAGAGTAACCCTACTCGTTGCTCTCGTCCGGAACCTCGCTCGCGTCCGGAATCACGTCCACGCTCGCCACGCTGTCTTCTTCCTCGACTTCCATCACCTTCACGCCCATCGTGTTCCGGCCGACTTCGGAGATGTCGGCCGCCCGGATGCGCATGATTTGGCCGCCCTCGCTCATGATAACGAGGTCGTCGTCCCGACCGACGGCCTTGACCGACGTGACCGGGCCGTTCCGGTCGCCGGTCTTGATGTCCACCAGACCGTAGCCGTTACGCGACTGCTTGCGGTACTCCGAGAGGGGCGTGCGCTTGCCGTAACCGTTGCGCGTGACCGTCAGCAGGTCGCGGTCGGTGCCCGGTTCGGCGGCCACCATCCCCGCAACCTCGTCGCCGCGCAACTCGACGCCGCGGACGCCGCGGGCGTTGCGACCCATCTCGCGGGCCTCGCTCTCGTCGAAGCGAATCGCGCGTCCGCCCCGCGTGGCGACCAGCAAGTCCGTCGTCCCGTCGGTGACTTTCACGTCCACGAGTTCGTCGCCGTCCTCCAGTTTCGCGGCGATGATGCCGGTCGAGAGGATGTTGTCGAACTCCGAGGCGGCGGTCCGCTTGACGTAGCCGTCGCGCGTGACCATGCTCAGACACTCCCCGTCCTCGAAGTCGTCGGTGTTGACCACGGCGGTAATCTCCTCGCCGTCGTCCAACTCCAGCAGGTTGACCGCCGACTTGCCGCGGGCGGTCCGGGACATCTCGGGTATCTCGTAGGTCTTCAGGCGATAGACCTGTCCCTGATTCGTGAAACAGAGCAGGTAGTCGTGGGTGTTGGCCCTGAACACCTTCGACACCCGGTCGCCCTCCTTGATGTCGCCGCCGATGATGCCCTTCCCCCCGCGGTTCTGGGCGTCGAACCGGGAGACGGGCATCCGCTTCACGTAGTCCTGTTCGGTGACGACGACCACCACGTCCTCCTCGGCGATGAGGTCCTCGCGGGTCACTTCGTCGGTGTCCTCGATGAACGAGGTCCGGCGCTCGTCGTCGTACTCGTCTTTTATCTCCAGCAGTTCCTCTTTGATGACCGCGAGCAGTTCGGACTCGTCGCCCAAAATCTCGTTGAGGCGCTCGATGCGGGCCTCGACCTCCTCGTACTCGTCTTCGATTTCGGCGGCCTCCATCGAGGTGAGACTCCCCAACTGCATCCGGACGATGTGGTCCACTTGGTCGCCCGAGAAGTCGTAGGCCGCCTGCAAGTCGGCCTTCGCGTCGTCGCGGTCCTCGGCATCCCGGATGATGTCCACCACGTCGTCGGCGTTTTCGAGCGCCGTGAGACGGCCTTCGAGGATGTGTGCGCGGTCCTCGGCCGCTTCGAGTTCGTACCGACTCCGCCGCCGGACGACCTCTTTGCGGTGGTCTACGTAGTGTCGCAGGGTCTCTTTGAGCGAGAGGACCTTCGGTTGGCCGTCCACCAGCGCAAGGTTGATGACGCCGAACGTCTTTTCGAGGAAGCTTTCGAGCAGTTGGTTCTTGACGACTTCGACCATCGCGTTCTGCTTCAACTCGACCACGATGCGGATGCCGTCGCGGTCGGACTCGTCGCGTAGGTCCCGGATGCCCTCGATGGACCCGTCGTTTACCGCGTCGGCGATTTTCTCGACCATCCGGGCCTTGTTGGTCTGGTAGGGGAGTTCCGTGATGACGATGCGGTCGCTCCCCGTCTCGCGCTCTTCGACTTCGTACTCGGCCCGAACCCGGATTCGCCCACGGCCGGTCTTGTACGCGGCGTGGACCGCGTTGTGACCGACGATGTTCGCGCCGGTCGGGAAGTCCGGTCCCTTCACGTGGTCCATCAGGTCTTCTACGGTCGCGTCGGGGTTGTCGATGAGTTCGACCGTCGCGTCGATAATCTCGCCGAGGTTGTGCGGCGGGATGTTGGTGGACATGCCGACCGCGATGCCCGACGACCCGTTGACCAGCAGGTTCGGGAACGCCGCGGGAAGCACGTCGGGTTCCTGCAACCGGTCGTCGTAGTTGGCCGAGAAGTCCACCGTGTCCATGTCGATGTCGGCCAGCAACTCCTCGGCGATGGGGGCCATCCGGGCCTCGGTGTACCGCATCGCGGCGGGCGGGTCGCCGTCTACCGACCCGAAGTTGCCCTGTCCGTCCACGAGGGGGTAGCGCATCGAGAAGTCCTGTGCCATCCGGACCAGCGAGTCGTAGATTGCCTTGTCGCCGTGGGGATGGAAGTTACCCATCGTCTCGCCGACGATGGACGAGGACTTCCGGTGGCCCGACCCGCTGGTGACCCCCTCCTCGTGCATCGCGTAGAGGATGCGCCGGTGGACGGGCTTGAGTCCGTCTCGAACGTCGGGTAAGGCTCGACCCGCGATGACGGACATCGCGTAGTCGATGTAGCTCTGCTCCATCTCGTCTTCGATGCGAGCGGTTTCGATACGTGCAGCGTCCACGTTGGTAGGTTCGGGTACGTCTGAACTCATATGTTGTGTCGGTGGTAGTTTCGACTGCCGACGGTTAGATGTCGACCCACTCGGCTTCTGTCGCGTGTTCCTTGATGAACTCCTTGCGGGGTTCGACCGCATCGCCCATCAGGACCGAGAACATCTTGTCCGCGGCCGCGGCGTCCTCGACGGTGATGCGCTTCAGAATCCGGTTCTCGGGGTCCATCGTGGTCTCCCAGAGCTGGTTCGGGTTCATCTCGCCGAGACCCTTGAACCGCTGGACCTGCGTGGGGTTGCCGTCGCACTCCTCTTCGACGATTCGCTCGCGCTCCTCTTCGGTCATGGCGTCGTAGGTCTCGCCACGGTAGCGAACCCGGTAGAGCGGTGGCTGAGCGGCGTAGACGTAGCCCGCCTC
It contains:
- a CDS encoding HAD family hydrolase, with amino-acid sequence MTDYDAILFDNDGVLVEPPSDDALRGAAERAFREVGVESPDDDHLAEVLRGVTPESLREVCGVYGVDPDEFWSARDRHASEAQLAEFRDGDRSRYDDVAAVADLAHDFGVVSSNQHATIEFVVDFCGFTDWFDTYYGREMGVESLEKKKPDPHFLERAMADLGADDALYVGDSESDVVAAHRAGLDSAFVRRDHCADVSLSVEPDYEVRDLHEVAEIADGE
- a CDS encoding Rrf2 family transcriptional regulator; amino-acid sequence: MSSIELTASQKKILRALVDLHRETEDAVKGEDIAEEVDRNPGTIRNQMQSLKALQLVEGVPGPKGGYKPTANAFDALGVQDMDQEAEVPLFHEGEEVEDANVEEIDLASVHHPELCRAEIHVRGSVREFHENDEVRVGPTPLSKLVVEGTVDGKDDTNNILILKIVSMEAPAEEPEH
- a CDS encoding NAD(P)/FAD-dependent oxidoreductase, whose translation is MTDKVVVLGAGYAGAGAVQRLEDELEHSDAELTWISENNYHLVLHESHRIIRDPSVEDDITIPVGDIASPSTQFLQARVEEVDTDDQTVELDDGDSVEYDYLLVALGSQTAYYGIPGMEENALTLKGLDDAREIHQQVKQAASEASRNDPAKVVIGGAGLSGIQSAGEVAEFRDSRRAPIDIYLVEALEEIMPGQDSELQGTVRRHLEEADVEILTDDPITEADEDAIHFDEGDPLDYDVFVWTGGITGQDALDDCNLDNEHNRVTCESDFQTSDENVFAVGDSAVIDQGDNPAPPTAQAAWQAAEVVGENIARAINDQPLETWTHEDKGTVISIGDTAVAHNVKAGGMSFPVRTFNSYPAQFLKKAIAARWIADVSSLPKALKAWDSL
- a CDS encoding FAD synthase, which codes for MTHVIAQGTFDILHPGHVHYLRDAKAMGDRLTVIVARRENVTHKEPPILPNRQRRDVVAALDAVDDARVGHPEDIFAPIEEMAPDIIALGHDQHHDEAAIEDELARRGIDCEVRRASARGPEYEGELLSTGRIIDRILEERE
- the rocF gene encoding arginase, which encodes MNRQVRIIGVPMDLGADRRGVDMGSSTIRYAGLADELDALGMDVTDAGDLPVPRAEERDPETEQPSEGTAKFLRETSEVCTNLADEVADALDSGQFPLVLGGDHSIAIGTVTGAARDADLGVVWFDAHGDFNTPATSPSGNVHGMPLAAVLGIGDFADTGWANAPNLSEENVAIVGLRSLDDDEREAIRESDVTAYTMSDIDERGVTPVVEDALDVATDGTDGIHVSLDMDWLDPKEAPGVGTPVRGGVNYREAHTALEKVAERDEAEDVLRSLEVVEVNAILDEHNETAELATELAASGLGKRIL
- the gyrA gene encoding DNA gyrase subunit A, encoding MSSDVPEPTNVDAARIETARIEDEMEQSYIDYAMSVIAGRALPDVRDGLKPVHRRILYAMHEEGVTSGSGHRKSSSIVGETMGNFHPHGDKAIYDSLVRMAQDFSMRYPLVDGQGNFGSVDGDPPAAMRYTEARMAPIAEELLADIDMDTVDFSANYDDRLQEPDVLPAAFPNLLVNGSSGIAVGMSTNIPPHNLGEIIDATVELIDNPDATVEDLMDHVKGPDFPTGANIVGHNAVHAAYKTGRGRIRVRAEYEVEERETGSDRIVITELPYQTNKARMVEKIADAVNDGSIEGIRDLRDESDRDGIRIVVELKQNAMVEVVKNQLLESFLEKTFGVINLALVDGQPKVLSLKETLRHYVDHRKEVVRRRSRYELEAAEDRAHILEGRLTALENADDVVDIIRDAEDRDDAKADLQAAYDFSGDQVDHIVRMQLGSLTSMEAAEIEDEYEEVEARIERLNEILGDESELLAVIKEELLEIKDEYDDERRTSFIEDTDEVTREDLIAEEDVVVVVTEQDYVKRMPVSRFDAQNRGGKGIIGGDIKEGDRVSKVFRANTHDYLLCFTNQGQVYRLKTYEIPEMSRTARGKSAVNLLELDDGEEITAVVNTDDFEDGECLSMVTRDGYVKRTAASEFDNILSTGIIAAKLEDGDELVDVKVTDGTTDLLVATRGGRAIRFDESEAREMGRNARGVRGVELRGDEVAGMVAAEPGTDRDLLTVTRNGYGKRTPLSEYRKQSRNGYGLVDIKTGDRNGPVTSVKAVGRDDDLVIMSEGGQIMRIRAADISEVGRNTMGVKVMEVEEEDSVASVDVIPDASEVPDESNE
- a CDS encoding NAD-dependent epimerase/dehydratase family protein, whose protein sequence is MQDKRVLVTGGAGFIGSNLANYLAEDNDVIAVDDLYLGTPENLDDSVEFHDASVLDDDLPTDGVDVLFHLAALSSYPMHEEDPTKGARVNVEGFVNAVEQVREDGCDTVVYASTSSIYGDRTEPSPEDMDVKARTGYEASKLARERYGEYFAYHYDMNMAGMRFFSVYEGFGGAEEHKDEYANLIAQFADELANGETPVIYGDGTQTRDFTHVSDIVRGLELAADHELTGIYNLGTGESYSLNTLVERLNDELDTDIEPEYVENPIPEKVYVHDTMADPSKMNEATGWEPQISFDEGLKQVCSYYE